The genomic stretch TTTGCAGGAATTGGTGTTGCTTATGGATTAGATGTATGGGCTAACCATGAGTTTCCCATCTTAACTTGTTTAGCTGTAGGAGGATCTTTTATTTCCTATATCTATTCTGCACCTCCCCTTAAACTCAAGCAAAATGGCTGGTTAGGCAACTATGCTTTAGGTTCAAGTTATATTGCACTACCTTGGTGGGCTGGTCATGCTTTATTTGGAGAGTTAAATTGGACGATCGTAATTATTACATTAATATATAGTATGGCAGGTTTAGGTATTGCCGTTGTAAATGATTTTAAAAGTGTGGAAGGTGATCAACAATTGGGGTTAAAATCTTTACCTGTTATGTTTGGAGTTACTACTGCCGCATGGATTTGCGTAATTATGATTGATGTGTTTCAAATTGCTATGGGTGGATATTTAATTTATATTCATCAAAACCTTTATGCTACCATACTATTATTGTTAGTAATTCCTCAAATTACTTTCCAAGATATGTATTTTCTGCGTGATCCTTTAAAAAATGATGTTAAATATCAAGCTAGTGCGCAACCATTTTTAGTCTTAGGAATGTTAGTTATGGGATTAGCCTTAGGACATTCTACTTTTTAATAATCTTAGTTTGCTGAAAAAGTATTCTGATGAAGAATCCTATAACGATCGTATTAAATAAATAAACCGTTATATATTTTGATCTTCATTAGACTACTATAGCAATCCTATCTTAGTCGTGATAAATAATTATGTTTAATTAGCAATTAGCAATCAGTTATCAGCTATTGTGAAGTTAAATTTCTGGTCAACATTAGTAATTGATCACTTATTCTTTAATGGAAAAAAAGCTAAAAGCTAACAGCTAATAACAATAATTATAATAATCCAGCATTAGATAAACCTAA from Geminocystis sp. NIES-3709 encodes the following:
- the chlG gene encoding chlorophyll synthase ChlG; the encoded protein is MTNTEDKDYTKVELDRDDKGAKARQLLGMKGASQSKNIWQIRLQLMKPITWIPLIWGVVCGAASSGGYVWGFEDFLMALTCMLMSGPLLAGYTQTINDFYDRDIDAINEPYRPIPSGAISIPQVVTQILILLFAGIGVAYGLDVWANHEFPILTCLAVGGSFISYIYSAPPLKLKQNGWLGNYALGSSYIALPWWAGHALFGELNWTIVIITLIYSMAGLGIAVVNDFKSVEGDQQLGLKSLPVMFGVTTAAWICVIMIDVFQIAMGGYLIYIHQNLYATILLLLVIPQITFQDMYFLRDPLKNDVKYQASAQPFLVLGMLVMGLALGHSTF